Genomic segment of Alcanivorax borkumensis SK2:
AACGTATCAAAGTTCAAGCTGCGCTGTCCTGGCGCAATCACGCTCAACGTTGCCATGGTCGAGCCCAGCACCACATGGACATGATGCCCCACATAGCCTGGTACAGAGCCGGCCACATCAACCCAGCCAGCGGCATCTCCATAGCCGCGAATTTCCACCCAGTCCACGCTCATTTCTGGCAACGCTTCGCCCGCAGCAGATAAGTAATCTGCAATCGGCGCCATGGCAACGCGTTCACCCTCACTTTGTACCGGCGGCCACACCGCAATTTCCTCTTCGATCACCCCACGCAGCTGAGGACCAAAAACTAACGTGCCCAGCACCACCGCCACCAGGGTAAAAGCCCCCATGGCGGCACCGGTCACCGACATGATCAAATGAAACGGAAAACTGATCACGCCAACCAGGTTGTGCATGTTCTTCCAGTAACGGCGTAGGTTGCCTTCATGCTTAAGAGCAAAAAACTCCTTGCTCAATTTTGGCCAATGAATCACTAAGCCAGTAAACAGCGCCGCCCCGTACAGTATCGAAATCAGCCCCATAAACGTCATCCCCAGGTTGATGGGCAAGCCGCCACTAGGAATCGCCAGTTGGTAATGCAACTGATTGATAAAATCCGCCAACGCCGACCGGGGCTGCTCGACGTACTCTCCGCCCGTATCGAAATCCGTGGCGTGGGCGGTGAGCCACTCCCCCCCACCGGTTTCACTGGTTTGAAACCACATAACTGCCGGATCTTCTTCAGGCAAGAAAAACAGGCGAGTACGGGCATCCGGATACTGCTCGGTGACGCGAGTAAGAAGGGCCTGCCCATCAATGGCTTGTTGCGATGCCTGCGCAGTGGCCTGAGGTGTCTGCCAATGATGAAGCTCGTGGTGAAACACATTGATAGCGCCAGCAAAAAACGCCACAAACAGAATCAGCCCACTGACCATGCCCAGCCAAGCATGTAAATCGATAAAACGCCGCAAACGAGCCGCTTTCATGCGCCGCCTCCATACAGGGCCGTTGCCTGCAACGCTAGCCAGGCAACCCCGTTCATCACCAACAGCGCCACCAAAGGCGGCCAGGTACGCTCAGGGATTGCCACCAAAACCACCAGCAACATCCACAACAACATTATCCCCAACAACTGCAACACCAACCAAGATTGCCAAGGAACCGGCACCAATGCCGCCAGCAACCCCATCAGCATTGCTGACAGCGGCAAACTGAATACAAATGCCCAAAAAGCTCTCATCGGCTTCCACCCCGGCGCTGATAACGGTCTCGATAATGACTCACTATCAAGGGCACCAGCAGCGCCGGTAATGTGGATACCCACAACCCTACAAACAGGCCCACGCTGACCCCCAATTGCAGGGTGAACAGCAGCAGCCCGCCGGCCAACATGGCCAAAGCGATCAAGCGAGTAAAGGCAGGGAGAGGTTGATCCAGCCAGCGCTGCTGTCGGTCGGACAGATAAAACAGCGCCACACTGGCAAATGTGGCGAGAACGGCAACCAACATAAGAAAAACCATTATTTATGATAATGGTTCTCATTTAATAGCAGGCGGTCGCTTCCGTCAAGATAACAAGGCCGACGAGCTCAACGAGGCCGCAACTTACGCAGATAGTCACTGGCCTCACTGAGCCGCGCGGTAGACAAACGACTCCAATCCACAGCCTCGCGATCTGGCATCCACACACCAGCGAACGTGGACGCATCGGCCAATGCCAATTCTGCATTGAGCATGGGCACGCCGTGATAGTCACCGGCAATTCCGCCCGCGAGACGAATCACTGACCACCAAGCAGGCGGCCGCCAATGCAGCCGAACATCCGGCAAATGACAGCTCAGCTCAACTTCCGCCACACAGCATTCCAGCACACTATCCTGCTGACGACTCAGCCCCTGCCGCCACAACGCCGACCCTGCTACCATGACCAGCGACGGGAAGGCCCGCTGCAAAGCCCGACAACGATCCTCATCGCTCAACGGGTCGCCCAACACCACCCTGTAAAATACCGGACGCGGCGGAGCCACCTGCTTGACCACGCCAGATTCCAGCCAGCGCAGAACACAATCCAGTGCCCGCTCAGACTCCTCTGGCTGCAGCTGCTTAAGATCAGAGAGGGTAAATACCCGAGGCAGAGTGTCCAACGCTGGAGACAACATCGACATATCCTGCATCAACGCCTCACCCTGTCCGCCAACGGCAATCGTAGTCCGAGGCAGGAACGCAAAGCCATGGCCCACGCCAGCAGATGACAGATCACCGTCATCTGACGGGCTTGCGGCAGGCCACACAAACGCAACCGCACGGCCTCATCTACTTGGCGCTCCAGCATCGTAATCTGACGAGACCTCAGACCGGTGGGCCGTTCACCCTGCGCCAGACGCAACGTCAGCAACCGCCCCTGGATATCATCCTCCAACGCCGCATAGGCCCGCTCGACTAAGCTATAACTGGATAGGTGGCGCATAGCACGCAAAGGCTGGCGCCGCCGTGAACGGTGCCGTTGCGGCATCACGAACACAGACAACACACGGGCCAACCACTGCACAGCAGGCAACCAGCGAGCACCATCTCGGCAGCCCATCAGATACCAACCCCACGCGCGCAGGCGAGACACATCCCTGCGCAATACTCGCACCCGAGCATAGCTATCCGCGCTACCCGAGGAAGCAAAGCTTGCCCGGTAGACGGCTAAATATTCCTGCAGAGCCTGCAATCGCGTTCTCACCGCCTCCAGCTCCAGCTCTTGCTGACGCGGCTTCCCTGCCACTTGCTGTGTCCTCATAAGCTGCAACTCCTGCATTGGCTACTACCTACCTGCAATGCATAAAAATGGACGCCGGATCAGGTTGTGAAACCGGTTCAGCCCGGCAACGCTAACTGTAGCGATACCGCCCAGGCCGCCACAGAACAAAAGCGTCCAATTTACGTGTATACACGTAGCGGTTTTGTATCTTCCTGATACAGCTCGCCGGAATCGGCCCCAATCTTTCCTTTGTACGCTTTTACCTACAACAAGATTCGTATATGCCTTATCCTCCCGCCAAACGACATAAACAGGCCCCCCTTTGTACTACGCCCTCCTTACTCTACTTGCGCTACTAACCCTACTGATCAGCAACACACTGCAAGCCCACCCCGGAAGCCTCAACCAACAAGGCGGACACACCGACCGCAGCACCGGTGACTACCATTGCCACCGCGCCCCCTGCTCCACGCTTCACCGGCAACAACAAAAGGCCCAACAGGACGCCACCGACGCACAACGGGCGTTCAGTGGACTCTACGATCGAAACCTCTGGCCCCACTGGACTGACGCAGACCAAGATTGCCAAGACACACGGGCAGAATTATTGATTGCCTCCAGCCGGCAGACTGTGACCTTCACCGACCCGGATCAATGCACCGTGGCCACAGGTCGCTGGTACGACCCCTACACCAACCGCACCTTTACCCATGCGGGGGACTTGGACGTGGATCATTTTGTGCCGCTGCGCCATGCCCACGGCCACGGTGGCGACCAATGGGACAAAGCATTACGCCAACAATTCGCTAATGACCCAGACAACCTGATTCCGGTGTCCGCCAGCGCCAATCGCAGTAAAGGTGCTCGCAGCCCAGATCAGTGGCTTCCTGATAACCGCCTCTATTGGTGCGAATATGGCCGGCATTGGAAACGCATCAAACAACGTTACCAGTTGATGGTGACGCCCCAGGAAGCTGACGCACTGAAACAACTGCTAACCCACTGCTCAATGCCCTCTACCCCTAAAACGACAAAACCCCGACCATAAGGCCAGGGTTTTGGTTGTCGCATCACCCGCCTTGAGGCGGAGAGCTCACTGCATGTAAGGCTTACTGCTCTGCAGCATCCTTCATGTCTTCGGCGGACTCTTTGGCGTTATCATAGGCGTTATCCATATCTTCGCCCATTTCCTCCATCGGTCCTTTGCTATCCGGGGTAATGCTTTCCACCGCCTCATCTACCTTCTCGCCAGCATCCTCAACCGGGCCATCATTGGCATCACAGGCTGCCAGCAGGGCAGAAGAGGCGAAAATGGCGGCCAATGCCGCTTTGCCGAAAATACGCATAGAATCACTCCTTGAATTAACTGATTCGGACAGTGAGCACTGTAAGCATGTTCTTCACGCTTGGCCAAGGGAATTCGCACATTTCACTGCCATTTTACGAAGAGTTACAGACCGGATAGAGAATACCGCGCCGATGAGCTAAGGAGCCTGTGCCCCCCGTGCATGCTCAGCCTTTCAGGCTGGGTCGCAATCTATGCCCCGTTCAGGGCGCAGAGGACACGATTTTGAAGGTACTCTCTAGGGGGCGAGCCAGGACAGCCCATCCATCAAAAACGCAACAATTGAGTGCGGGCCAGCCAGGAAGGCCCGGAGGGCGTAACAGGTTTACCAGAGCAGCCTGGCCCTTTTTCCTTTCTCTGCGCTTTCAGCCGAGTAAGATGAACACCATAACAAGGAGAAACATGAAGAAAATCGGGAGAAATGCGGGAAAGAATGCAGGGGGGCTGGCGCAGCTGGTCACCCGTTTCGGCAATGAAATTACCCAGGTCGTTCAAGATATCCACGGCGCCATAGCCAATCCGTTCCACCTGCGTGGGCACGACTACACCCCCGCCCCCATGGTCTACGGCTTGGTTCGTTACGGTTTTCGCCAAGTCGGCAATGTGGCCAGCATGGCTGACCTGCTCGCCGACCCACACCAGGAGTTGCGCGATAGCTTAGACCTGCAAAGCATCATCAACGGTATTTTCGGACAATTATTGGTTGAGCAGCACAACCGTTACGCTCTGCCCATGACGCTATTACCAAAAAAACCACCTTTAGCGGATGCTGACACCCTGGTGATTTTCCTGCACGGGCTGTGCATGAACGACGCCTGCTGGAACAACCCTGCCGCCAACAGTTTCAGCCAGTGGGCTCGCCAGCATTACAACGCAGATATCCGTTATCTGCGCTACAACACCGGCCTGCATATTTCCGACAATGGCCGCAAATTCGCCGGGCTGCTGGCCCATACGGTCTTGCCCAAGCGAATAATTCTGGTCGGCCATTCCATGGGCGGGCTAGTAGCGCGCAGCGCACTTTACCAAGGGCGCCAGCGTGGCGACCATTGGGTGAATAAAGTAACTCACTTGGCTTGCCTGGGCTCACCACATCAAGGCGCCTTACTAGAACGATTTAGCAACGAAGCTAACCGATTACTAGGCCACACCCCCTACTCGCGGCCATTGATGCGGCTTGCCAACCTGCGCTCCGACGGCATTCGCGACCTGCGCTTTGGTTATGTACTGGAAGACCAGTGGCGAGACCGCCCGCTGGATGACCCACGCCCCACCAGCAAGGTGCCTTTGGATCCGCATGTGCAGCAGCTTTTTATTGCCGGCAGCGTTAGCAAACCCAACCATGCCCACCCCCGTGGCGATTGGTTAGTCACGGTAGACAGCGCGCTGGCGGAGCATCTTTACGCGCAAGCGAACCACCTGACCCGTGAATTGTTTTACCAGATGGGGCACATGGCCATGATTGAGCAAACCCGCACCTACGCGCGGATACAACAGTGGCTAGACGAATCAACGCCTGGAACGTAACAGCAATATCAAATTAACGATTACGCAGGCTGCAGGCGGTGCCGTCATAAAAAATTCAAACTAAAGCCTTGCCTCTTCAGGCCAAAAAACCGCAAACCATTATTATTGTTCTCGCTCGCCGTTTGCGCCTCCGCCGCTCAACCAGCAACCACTACCGCAACCCCCACGGCCACCAGAGCCAATGGAAAAATGATGATGCTATTGCGGATAAAGCGCTCGCGCCAGAGCGCCCATTGATAGTAACGATGCATTGCCATACCCCAACCATCACAAACGAACTCTCAGTATATGGACCTTAAGGCAATATCAAATCGCCCAAATGGAGTATATGCAATAACTGGAAAGCGGCTTTGCCAAACCCTTTAAACGCACGGAATGACGACAGGCCGATTTGAGGCTCAGGGCCAGGGAGCATCTGAATACTCCCTGGCCCGTTCAGCCTTGCTCAAAGGCACTAAACCGCCG
This window contains:
- a CDS encoding PepSY-associated TM helix domain-containing protein; the encoded protein is MKAARLRRFIDLHAWLGMVSGLILFVAFFAGAINVFHHELHHWQTPQATAQASQQAIDGQALLTRVTEQYPDARTRLFFLPEEDPAVMWFQTSETGGGEWLTAHATDFDTGGEYVEQPRSALADFINQLHYQLAIPSGGLPINLGMTFMGLISILYGAALFTGLVIHWPKLSKEFFALKHEGNLRRYWKNMHNLVGVISFPFHLIMSVTGAAMGAFTLVAVVLGTLVFGPQLRGVIEEEIAVWPPVQSEGERVAMAPIADYLSAAGEALPEMSVDWVEIRGYGDAAGWVDVAGSVPGYVGHHVHVVLGSTMATLSVIAPGQRSLNFDTFSPVYSLHFGDYGGMLVKWLYFAMGLLGALLFVSGNVLWCERRSDRQGPSRASAFLLRLTLGLCFGVVIGVAFSFLVSKGLPYTPWAAWVATVERAVCGGAILLLVLRSLRASPLRFSGQMLAAAPLCYLAVPVLQVALEGEHVLDGDNLLINGLLLVVALSLWVVRRQFRKRVRLAEPHPLWVGKVTEGQPKHLTETEREAGSAY
- a CDS encoding alpha/beta fold hydrolase yields the protein MKKIGRNAGKNAGGLAQLVTRFGNEITQVVQDIHGAIANPFHLRGHDYTPAPMVYGLVRYGFRQVGNVASMADLLADPHQELRDSLDLQSIINGIFGQLLVEQHNRYALPMTLLPKKPPLADADTLVIFLHGLCMNDACWNNPAANSFSQWARQHYNADIRYLRYNTGLHISDNGRKFAGLLAHTVLPKRIILVGHSMGGLVARSALYQGRQRGDHWVNKVTHLACLGSPHQGALLERFSNEANRLLGHTPYSRPLMRLANLRSDGIRDLRFGYVLEDQWRDRPLDDPRPTSKVPLDPHVQQLFIAGSVSKPNHAHPRGDWLVTVDSALAEHLYAQANHLTRELFYQMGHMAMIEQTRTYARIQQWLDESTPGT
- a CDS encoding YHYH domain-containing protein, whose translation is MYYALLTLLALLTLLISNTLQAHPGSLNQQGGHTDRSTGDYHCHRAPCSTLHRQQQKAQQDATDAQRAFSGLYDRNLWPHWTDADQDCQDTRAELLIASSRQTVTFTDPDQCTVATGRWYDPYTNRTFTHAGDLDVDHFVPLRHAHGHGGDQWDKALRQQFANDPDNLIPVSASANRSKGARSPDQWLPDNRLYWCEYGRHWKRIKQRYQLMVTPQEADALKQLLTHCSMPSTPKTTKPRP